In Thiovibrio frasassiensis, one DNA window encodes the following:
- a CDS encoding TorD/DmsD family molecular chaperone has protein sequence MTAELMQAAQRQSDAYRLLAACFSQPDREMFVEENLCANLAGLMREISLPAVGEACQRMAQSLAENSQEELLIEYSGLFLGPFGAPAHPYGSVYLEQDRKLMGDSTMEVLKLYAESGVQHEGDEPPDHIAIELEFMGFLEGRIAQAVSESNQADRADFSAIRARFFNRLLAPWAPILGNILKEQATLAFYRDLGECLLGFINAERQRLQKPAAAQNP, from the coding sequence ATGACCGCCGAACTCATGCAAGCCGCCCAGCGCCAAAGCGATGCCTACCGCCTGCTTGCCGCCTGTTTCTCTCAACCGGACCGGGAGATGTTTGTCGAGGAGAATCTTTGTGCCAATCTGGCGGGGCTGATGCGGGAGATTTCGCTGCCGGCGGTGGGGGAAGCCTGCCAACGGATGGCGCAGTCCCTTGCGGAAAACAGCCAGGAAGAACTGCTGATCGAGTATTCCGGCCTGTTCTTGGGGCCCTTCGGCGCCCCGGCCCATCCGTATGGTTCGGTGTATCTGGAGCAGGACAGGAAGCTGATGGGCGATTCGACCATGGAAGTCCTGAAGCTCTATGCGGAATCAGGGGTACAGCATGAAGGGGACGAGCCGCCTGACCATATCGCCATCGAGCTTGAGTTCATGGGTTTTCTCGAAGGCAGGATCGCCCAGGCCGTCAGCGAATCGAACCAGGCTGATCGTGCCGATTTTTCCGCGATCCGTGCCCGTTTTTTCAACAGGTTGCTCGCCCCGTGGGCGCCCATTCTTGGCAATATCCTCAAGGAGCAGGCTACGCTCGCTTTTTACCGCGACCTGGGCGAATGTCTGCTCGGCTTCATCAACGCGGAACGGCAACGGCTCCAGAAACCAGCAGCCGCCCAAAACCCATGA
- a CDS encoding 4Fe-4S dicluster domain-containing protein: protein MTQYAMVIDLQKCVGCGACALACKTENNTAGRNFGQAHNWADFQNETSGKFPKTKYTARPVLCNHCANAPCVKACPVTPKAMYKTKDGITMHNDERCIGCRACQEACPYSKMEVKGGETSVISYNEDGKPYEPFYADKSEMIPGCTMSPAEMAAKTDNPPHRTKYDHPDYQDVRRSNITEKCIFCEHRVKKGELPNCVVACPAKARTFGDIQDKNSEVAQLVKKYKGTVLKPEKGTKPNVYYIRSFSAAK, encoded by the coding sequence ATGACGCAATATGCGATGGTAATAGATCTTCAGAAGTGCGTTGGGTGCGGGGCCTGCGCCCTGGCCTGCAAAACGGAGAACAACACCGCCGGCCGAAACTTCGGGCAGGCCCATAATTGGGCCGATTTCCAGAACGAAACCAGCGGCAAGTTCCCCAAAACCAAATACACGGCCAGACCGGTGCTCTGCAATCACTGCGCCAATGCGCCTTGTGTCAAGGCCTGCCCGGTGACCCCCAAGGCGATGTACAAAACCAAGGACGGCATCACCATGCACAACGACGAGCGCTGCATCGGCTGCCGCGCCTGTCAGGAAGCCTGCCCCTATTCCAAGATGGAGGTCAAGGGCGGCGAGACCAGCGTGATCAGCTACAACGAGGACGGCAAGCCCTATGAACCCTTTTATGCCGACAAGAGTGAGATGATCCCCGGCTGCACCATGTCGCCGGCGGAAATGGCGGCCAAGACCGACAACCCGCCCCATCGGACCAAGTACGACCATCCGGATTATCAGGATGTGCGGCGCAGCAATATCACCGAGAAATGCATCTTTTGCGAACACCGGGTGAAAAAGGGCGAGCTGCCCAACTGCGTGGTTGCCTGTCCGGCCAAGGCCAGAACCTTCGGCGACATTCAGGACAAGAACAGCGAGGTCGCCCAGTTGGTCAAAAAGTACAAGGGCACGGTTCTCAAGCCCGAGAAGGGCACCAAGCCCAATGTTTATTACATTCGGAGCTTCAGCGCCGCCAAGTAG